Within the Thermanaeromonas toyohensis ToBE genome, the region GAGAATGAGCTGGACTACAGCTACGTCTGGAGTGCTGCAAAAGCACTCCGCTTCCGCGCTTCTCGCAGGGGAGTAAACGTGGCGGACCTTGTCCGGGAACACCCGTATGTTCTTTCCCAGGTGTGGGACGACGACGGGCTCACACGGCAGGTGATAAAGGCTGTACTTCGCTCAACGGGGTGCTCCGATTGGGAAAGGGCGAAGGAAATGGCGGCCGTCGCCGCCGTGCAGTTAGTCAAGAGGGAAATGGATCGGGGGCACTCTTTCACCTGGAAGGAACGGGTCACTGGAGCCATGCTCAATGCGGCGGAGGATGAAATGCCCGGCCTCAAAAGAAATGACGCCGAGCGTCCCGAGCTGCTAAGGCAGGTGTGGGACGTACTGCACTCGAGCGATGCGAGCTTCCTGCATGGAGGCCTCAGGAGCGAGAAGGACGGTACTAACATATCCTTCCAGGAGATAGCACGGGAGACTGAAATCGTACCGAAAAACAACAAGTTCATTGCTGTATACGCGACGGGTGTGTACTTCGCAGAAAAGAAGGCGGCAGAGCGGCTGGCGGATGTGGTCTTTTCGGAAAGTAACATCGAAATCGACGAAGACGAATTGCTGGAGCAGTTCACGCGTGCTGCCACAGAGGAAGGGTGCAAACCGGACCAGGAGCAGCTGGACTTCGCCAGGTCCGTGGCGCGGAACAGGGTGACCGTGCTGGTGGGCGAAGCGGGCTCTGGTAAGACAAAGGCGGTGCGCTGGCTGGTGAATGCCCTTAACCGTGTGCTGCGGGGCTACCATGCACCGGTTCTCGCCCCGACGGCGCTGGCAGCGTACCGTGCTGCCCGGAAGACTACAGGGGATCCCTCGACGATACACCGCTTTGTTAGGTTCCTGACTGAGGACGCCGACGTCTTTATAGAAGACCCCTCTGGTTTTGAGGAGGGCAGCGGGGAATACGCACTTCCGCTGGTGGTGGTTGATGAGAGTTCGATGTTGGGTCCCGTGCTGCTGAGGAGGCTGCTCTGGTACTGCGGTACGGCGACACGGTATGTTTTTGCTGGGGATCCCGTCCAGCTGCCCCCTGTGGGGCCAGGCGGAACGTTTAATGCGCTGATCCGGCTCGCCCGTGAGGGCACGCCGGGGTTCAGCCTGGTGGAACTGACGCAGAACCACCGCGTTGCCCAGGGGTCGGAGATCTACGATGCCGCACGGCGCGTTAGGTCCGGATATCCACTGCCCGAAAGAGCGAAGGGCATCGATGTTATATATGCGAAGTCAGCCGCTGAGGCAGTGGAAAAGTGTGTTGAGGTGGTCCGGGGGATGTACGCAAAATGGCCCGACGCGCCGGGTGAGCTGCTTGTGCTGACGCCTCGCAGGCATCGCTCGGTGGGGCTCGTGGGCGCGGAAGACCTCAACGACGCCCTGGCTGCAGCCTTTGGGTTTTCGCAGGGTTTCGCCCCCGGGGTTCCGGTGGTGGCGGTGCGAAATGATTATGCCGACCGGCCGGACATCCACCCCAGGTGGGTGCGCGAGAAAAGGCATCCGAGGAGGAACGTCCACGTGTTCAACGGTACTCCCGGGGTAGTGCACAGGGTGCGCGGGGACGAGCTGTCGGTCGTGTACGATGTTGCGGGCGACTTCCAGGAGGTATGGTACACGAAGGAAGAGGCACCTTACTTTGTCGAGCGCGCGTTTGCGATGACGGTGCATAAGGCCCAGGGCGGGCAGGCCAGAAACGTAGTGCTCGTCCTCCTCAACAGGCTCGCAGACCGGTCGCTGCTGTACACCGCGGTATCGAGGTGCAATGACGAACCGGCGGGCATTGGGCGGGTTGTAATAATAACGAGGCCCGAATTTGCCGAGGCGCACTATGCCCGGCCTGAGTGGGCCGAGCTTGCTGAAACGGAGGATGCAGGAGACGAAGCAGCCCCTGTCCAACGGCCGGTGCTGGCTGCTCTCTACCACAGGGTAAAGAGGGAGATAGGGCGCAGGCCGGGCGCGGTGTTCATAGGGCGCCCTGATGAAGAGATACCGGTGTTCAGCGCATGAGCCGTAGCTGTTTGGCGTCGTTCTTCAGCAATCTGTTCGCAATCGGAGGTAGACGACAGGACGTATCCAGGACTGCTTGCAGCTAAGAGCTATCAAGCAGGAGTTTAGTTTCCACCTAGAAGGGGTTGTAACGCCAGTGCCCCTGCAAAGGCGCCGGCTGCGGCATGAGTGTTTAGTTTCCACCTAGAAGGGGTTGTAACATCATGCACTTGTTGGCGTGTACGCATAGAAATATAGTTTACTTTCCACCTAGAAGGGGTTGTAACCGGATCTCTATGCGGGACACGCGTTCAATGAAGGCGAGTTTAGTTTCCACCTGTAAGGGGTTGTAACGTTTACTACCGTGGGCTTGGTAGAACTCCATGAAGGCGTTTAGTTTCCACCTATAAGGGGTTGTAACGGTGCTTGGAAATAGCTAGCCAGTACGTCTACCGCGGTTTAGTTTCCACCTATAAGGGGTTGTAACAAGCGGACGGCAAACATTTCGTCCGGGCAGGAAGGGGTTTAGTTTCCACCTATGAGGGGTTGTAACTGGAGTGTAACAACGCGCCGACTGTCACCGGTATGGTAGTTTAGTTTCCACCTATAAGGGGTTGTAACATAAGTCTTACGGCTCTCCAAAAAGATAGCTAGCGTGTTTAGTCACCACCTATAAGGGGTTGTAAGCTGTTTTTAAGCTTCCCCGCAAAAATTTCACCCACAAGTTTAGTTTCCACCTATAAGGGGTTGTAACCCACTAGTTTCCGGCCATCCGGCGCCCGGAAGAGCTGTTTAATTTCCACCTATAAGGGGTTGTAATAAGGCTAACCTTCCGCAAAAAGCGAAAGTGTGGGAACGCGTCTGGTTTCCACCTATAAGGGGTTGTAACAGAGCGTCGCCAGCCAATGGCAGGGTATAGTTTAGTTTCCACCTATAAGGGGTTGTAACATATGAAGAGCAAATGCATGCGCTGATGTTGACTGAGTCGGGTTTCCACCTATAAGGGGTTGTAAAATATGGCAGGAAATATCACAGTGGGCCGAGAAGTTTGGTTTCCACCTATAAGCGGTTGTAACGAGTGGATTAGCGGGTAAGCCCTGTCTTCCTTTGCCGGTTTAGTTTCCACCTATAAGGGGTTGTAACCTGTCATAAACTAGTATGATTGCTTTCCCTTGCCAGTTTAGTTTCCATCCATAAGGGGTTGTAACTATGTCGCTATCACCCACTTAGCTAGCTGTGGAATAGTTTAGTTTCAACCTATATGGATTGTAACGCATATAAAAGCTCGGGTGCTGGTCGTTATGTGCCGGGTTTAGTTACCACCTATAAGGGGTTGTAACGGAGTAGGGAGGAAGTCACTTACCTCAGTTAACCTGGTTTAGTTACCACCTATAAGGGGTTGTAACGAACGTAAATTCGACCCAAACACCAAGCTTTGGTACGGTTTAGTTACCACCTATAGGGGTTGTAACACTAAAGCATGTTTTTCTTGATGCTCAGACTGATGGTTTAGTTACCACCTATAAGGGGTTGTAACGGATCCTTTACCCCTCGCCCAATCATGTCCACAACGGTTTAGTTTCCACCTATAAGGGGTTGTAACAACACTGGTCCATATTCTTGCGCTTCCCATTCTCCGGTTTAGTTTCCACCCATAAGGGGTTGTAAGAGATTTATGAACTCGCCTACTTTCCAAACATCAAACGCGTTTGGTTTGCGCCTATAAGGGGTTGTAACGCTATCATCAAAACCGGGTCGGCCAGAGGACCCCGAGTTTGGTTTGCGCCTATAAGGGGTTGTAACCCGCGCTCCCCAAAGGCCCTCAGGGCCACCAAAACAGGGTTTAGTCTCCACCTATAAGGGGTTGTAACGGAGCTATCCTGTACAGGCCAGGGAGGTGCTGGAGGGTTTACTTTCCACCTATACGGGGTTGTAACAAAGTAGTCCACAGCGCGTGGCGCAGGATGTTTTGTTTCCACCTATAAGGGGTTGTAATGTCTGTGCCCCAGCATCGCGCTGTATCTCCTGTTTGGTTTCCGCCTATAAGGGGTTGTAAGCCACTTCGGGGGTTCGGGCCTGCTTCCCGAGCGTGAGTTTTGTTTCCACCTATAAGGGGTTGTAAGGGTTTCTGTCTGATATAGCTGAGGTTGAACGGGTAGCGTTTAGTTCCCACCTATAAAGGGTTTTAACGGTTGCCAACGGGTTCCCGGTCCAGTCGGAAGGGTCGCGTTTGGTTTCCACTTATGAGGGGTTGTAAGAACGTACTCATACCCGACAAAGTGCGGGCTAGAGAAGTTTGGTTTCCACCTATAAGGGGTTGTAACTCGCATCATCGCCCGTTATACCCAAATGCTTTAGCGTTTTGGTTTCCACCTACAGGGAGTTGTAACCCTTTTTGCCCATTTTTCGTGTCCCCTGGCTGAGTTTAGTTTCCACCTATAAGGGGTTGTAACCAATAGGCATATTAAAAATTGTCAGGGCTTGGGCAAGGTTCAGTTTCCACCTATAAGAGGTTGTAACATAAGGGGTTGTAACGCGGTAATTTCGTCTGCTCCCAAGGCCTCCAGCAAGTTTAGTTTCCACCTAGAAGGGGTTGTAACTGGCTAGCAGGATGCCCTCTGCCACTTCTTCACGTTCGTTTAGTTTCCACCTAGAAGGGATTGTAATCCTGCTAATCAATACGTACGCAAGAAGTGCGTACCTGTTTAGTTTCCACCTAGAAGGGGTTGTAACGGGCACGTATGGAAAGGCCCTTGCTCTCCCTAATCCGTTTAGTTTCCACCTATAGGGGCCTGTAACGCAGCGAAAAGGCTCTCCGTGTCTATCGCGCCTTCCACGTTTAGTTTCCGCCTATAAGGGATTGTAACCGCTAAACGGTGGGCTTCAACAGCTCGGGCGTAACGTTTAGTTTCCACCTATAAGGGGTTGTAACAACCCTGGTCCATATTCTTGCGGTTCCCATTCTCCGGTTTGGTTTCCATCTATAAGGGGTTGTAAGGGAAAATCAGCACTATTGTGGGGGCAGCATTGGTTGTTTAGTTTCTGCCCATAAGGGGTTGTAACGGCCATGCTGGTAAGTCTTCCAGGAAACCGGATCCGCGTTTAGTTTTCACCTATAAGGGGTTGTAACGATTTAGAGCCAGATCGTGAAGGTTAAACCCGCGCGGGTTTAGTTTTAACCTATAAGGGGTTGTAACTCCAGGTATAGCCACCATACGCGGCAGTGCCAGAAGGTTTAGTTTCAACCTATAAGGGGTTGTAACGGTAGAAATTTTAGAGGCCACGGTAAACACCACAGGTTTAGTTTCAACCTATAAGGGGTTGTAACCCTTCCACGTTCTCTCTTTTTAGCAACGATTTTATTGTTTAGTTTCAACCTATAAGGGGTTGTAACATGACCTGTTCGTAGGTATGCCCCCAGGCAATTTGGTCTAGTTTCCACTTATAAGGGGTTGTAACGTAAGCCTCGTACTCGGGGCGGCAGGGTACCACGGGTTTAGTTTCCACCTATAAGGGGTTGTAAGATAAGTACATCCAGAAGGTTCTAAACCAGAAGTTGGGTTTAGTTTCCACCTATAAGGGGTTGTAAGGGCAGTCTCCACAAAATACTATAACACAAGAAACAAGTTTAGTTTCCACCCATAAGGGGTTGTAACTTCGAGCGGTCGCGGTTCCAATGCTTGGCGTCAGGGGTTTAGTTTCCACCTATAAGGGGTTGTAACTTGTAACAAGGTAAACCCCGCTGGCAGTCTGCAACAACCTTAGTTTCCACCTATAAGGGGGTGTAACGCTTTAATTGCTGCCGCCATTTCGCCTCGGACGTCGAAGTTTACTTTCCACCTATAACGAGCTGTAACTGGCGAAGAACGATACGGGCGCGACGTGGGTGGACCGTTTAGTTTCTACCAATAAGGGGTTGTAAGATAAGGAGTTGTAACAGGGTTTGATATCGTTGGAGGTTCATTTTAGGTTTGGTTTCTACCTTAAAGGGGTTGTAACCGGATGGCCTTTAGTCGGAGTTTATACTTGTACCAGGTTTGGTTTCTACCTTAAAGGGGTTGTAACAGCTATCGCCGCGGTGCTGGTGAAGGAACCTGCGGGTTTGGTTTCTACCTTAAAGGGGTTGTAACGCTCTTTACCCTTCGCCACGTCGTAAATCAACTTAAAAGTTTGGTTTCTACCTTAAAGGGGTTGTAACCCGTTTCCGCTTACTCTCATACAGGCCCAAGTACGCGTTGGGTTTCTACCTTAAAAGGGTTGTAACTAGTGTTGGAGTGATTCGTGTGTTACGAGAGCTCCAGTTTGATTTTTACGTTAAAGGGGTTGTAACAATTAGGTTTACTCCATGCTCAACTGAAATAACAAGTTGGGTTTCTCCCTTGAAGGGGTTGTAACATGGTAAGTCTGTATTTACCCAAGCCGCATCTTTTACCCTTGGTTTCTACCCTAAAGGGGTTGTAACTGACACCAGCACTCCTGCTCAGGTTTCGCGAGTCCGTAAAAGTTTGGTTTGCACCTTAGAGGGGT harbors:
- a CDS encoding ATP-dependent DNA helicase, which translates into the protein MSAAETLSVRVISVPRRLEAGAEDPGAWGKFYIFHGPRKGEEYLFTGPVLEVCKLIKPNILAVVRGEFVPCSIDRTTGRGFYVHKAGDFVVAPDPDVLATMADITGVPISFEEFSSCLGYLKACSLQEARCVLEASPDRIDGLISAVGAELANKFLKWIGWERKWGADQLEGLFQACGLENELDYSYVWSAAKALRFRASRRGVNVADLVREHPYVLSQVWDDDGLTRQVIKAVLRSTGCSDWERAKEMAAVAAVQLVKREMDRGHSFTWKERVTGAMLNAAEDEMPGLKRNDAERPELLRQVWDVLHSSDASFLHGGLRSEKDGTNISFQEIARETEIVPKNNKFIAVYATGVYFAEKKAAERLADVVFSESNIEIDEDELLEQFTRAATEEGCKPDQEQLDFARSVARNRVTVLVGEAGSGKTKAVRWLVNALNRVLRGYHAPVLAPTALAAYRAARKTTGDPSTIHRFVRFLTEDADVFIEDPSGFEEGSGEYALPLVVVDESSMLGPVLLRRLLWYCGTATRYVFAGDPVQLPPVGPGGTFNALIRLAREGTPGFSLVELTQNHRVAQGSEIYDAARRVRSGYPLPERAKGIDVIYAKSAAEAVEKCVEVVRGMYAKWPDAPGELLVLTPRRHRSVGLVGAEDLNDALAAAFGFSQGFAPGVPVVAVRNDYADRPDIHPRWVREKRHPRRNVHVFNGTPGVVHRVRGDELSVVYDVAGDFQEVWYTKEEAPYFVERAFAMTVHKAQGGQARNVVLVLLNRLADRSLLYTAVSRCNDEPAGIGRVVIITRPEFAEAHYARPEWAELAETEDAGDEAAPVQRPVLAALYHRVKREIGRRPGAVFIGRPDEEIPVFSA